In Silene latifolia isolate original U9 population chromosome X, ASM4854445v1, whole genome shotgun sequence, the following proteins share a genomic window:
- the LOC141617963 gene encoding uncharacterized protein LOC141617963 produces MDRTLMMDGKIGDPTYDLWFSEFYEFVRKNVKDTSNMPCPCDMCLNIKYMTFSEVKIHLEKNNFNPKYRRWRFHGESRVVQRVEEEIDVQSRAIEIDWETLPMEKGIGSLDNSDWDTYSCDMNSADEFDDDELETILRDRISEDNVEEDNPDLDLDDKDDILGEDEDPDVTNLDDITRIVLEKLKDSEMPLYKNCKNYTKLSAVVKLYNLKAKNGWSDRSFTDLLELLKDMLPEDNVLPNRTYAAKKILRGIGMKYVKIHACPNDCILYRKEYESLSHCPVCNEWRYKKKEGIPAKVLWYFPIIPRLRRLFANKEDAKLLTWHNSAKPNDGKFRHPADGLEWKHIDAKYPEFGKEPRNLRLALSTDGMNPYGNLSSQHSTWPVLLAIYNLPPYVCMKRKYLMLSLLISGPKEPGNDLDVYLAPLLDDLRTLWDEGVEVFDAYQNSVFNLKAMLLCTISDFPAYGNLCCHTVHGKEACPLCGEDVDSCYLKFSKKQAFLGYRRFLDEDHFYRRQQKPFNGKPEHRPCPKILSGHDVYERVKDIKITYGKKGSKLASRGYKKMSPFFEPLPYWRELSIRHCLDVMHIKKNVCDNIINTLLNVPNKSKDNPTARKDMMDMKIRPELAPQEEGVRIYLPPAAHTLSKKEKIEFCECFHSVKVPEGYSSNISSLVSMRDLRLSGLKSHDCHVLMQQLLAVAIRSILPKKVRYAITRFCFFFNAICNKVIDSTKLDELQNLIVTSLCQFEMYFPPSFFTIMVHLTVHLVREIKYLGPVYLRYQYPFEILMKVYKDYTSNRYRPEGCIDERAIIDEALSFYYTHLSNSELLGIPKNRHSEWMMGKGLRGHVR; encoded by the coding sequence ATGGATCGTACGTTGATGATGGATGGGAAAATAGGTGATCCTACATATGATCTTTGGTTTagtgaattttatgaattcgttagaAAGAATGTGAAAGACACGTCTAATATGCCATGTCCTTGTGATATGTGTCTGAATATTAAATATATGACTTTCTCGGAAGTTAAAATACATTTAGAAAAGAATAATTTTAATCCAAAGTATAGACGTTGGAGGTTTCATGGGGAGTCTAGAGTGGTACAGAGAGTGGAAGAAGAAATTGATGTTCAGTCAAGAGCGATTGAGATTGATTGGGAAACTCTTCCTATGGAAAAAGGTATCGGCTCATTGGATAATTCGGATTGGGATACGTATTCTTGTGATATGAATTCTGCTGACGAGTTTGATGATGATGAGTTAGAAACAATATTGAGAGACAGGATAAGTGAAGACAATGTAGAAGAAGATAACCCTGACCTAGATCTCGATGATAAAGATGACATTCTAGGTGAAGATGAAGATCCCGATGTTACTAATTTAGATGACATCACAAGAATTGTATTAGAAAAGTTAAAAGACTCCGAAATGCCTCTCTATAAGAATTGTAAGAATTATACAAAATTGTCAGCTGTTGTTAAGCTGTATAATTTGAAAGCAAAAAATGGATGGAGTGATAGAAGTTTTACTGACCTCCTCGAATTATTGAAGGACATGCTTCCAGAGGATAATGTTCTTCCTAATCGTACCTATGCGGCAAAGAAGATACTTAGAGGAATTGGTATGAAATATGTGAAGATTCATGCATGTCCTAATGATTGTATATTATATCGCAAGGAATATGAGAGTTTGTCTCATTGTCCAGTTTGTAATGAATGGCGATATAAAAAGAAGGAGGGGATCCCAGCAAAAgttttgtggtattttccaataatacctaGGTTGCGAAGACTCTTTGCGAATAAGGAAGATGCAAAGTTGTTGACATGGCATAATTCTGCAAAACCTAATGATGGCAAATTCAGACACCCGGCTGATGGTTTAGAGTGGAAACACATTGATGCCAAGTATCCCGAATTCGGGAAAGAACCCAGAAATCTTCGACTTGCACTCTCTACTGACGGGATGAATCCTTATGGGAATTTAAGTAGTCAACATAGCACTTGGCCTGTACTCTTAGCTATTTACaatttacctccatatgtgtgcatgaaaagaaaatatttgatgTTGTCCTTATTGATTTCCGGTCCTAAGGAGCCGGGTAATGATTTAGATGTTTACTTGGCGCCTCTTCTTGATGATTTGAGAACATTGTGGGATGAAGGGGTAGAAGTATTTGATGCCTACCAAAATAGTGTTTTCAATTTGAAAGCTATGTTATTATGCACTATATCTGATTTTCCTGCATACGGTAATCTTTGTTGTCATACTGTTCATGGCAAAGAGGCATGCCCCTTGTGTGGGGAAGATGTAGATTCTTGCTATTTGAAGTTTTCTAAAAAGCAAGCTTTCTTAGGTTACCGTAGATTTTTGGATGAAGATCATTTTTATCGTAGGCAACAAAAACCGTTCAATGGAAAACCTGAACATCGTCCATGTCCTAAGATATTAAGCGGTCATGATGTATATGAAAGGGTGAAAGATATTAAAATTACATATGGGAAGAAGGGTTCAAAATTAGCATCTCGTGGATACAAGAAAATGTCTCCTTTTTTTGAGCCACTCCCATATTGGCGGGAACTCTCCATAAGACATTGTTTGGATGTTATGCATATTAAAAAAAATGTTTGTGACAATATTATCAACACTCTTTTGAATGTCCCAAATAAGTCAAAAGACAACCCGACGGCTAGGAAGGATATGATGGATATGAAAATTCGACCGGAGTTGGCCCCGCAAGAGGAGGGAGTACGGATTTATTTGCCTCCTGCTGCCCATACACTCTCCAAAAAGGAAAAAATAGAGTTTTGTGAGTGTTTTCATAGTGTTAAAGTGCCTGAGGGATATTCTTCAAATATTAGTAGCCTCGTGTCAATGCGAGATCTCAGGCTTAGTGGTCTAAAGTCTCACGACTGTCATGTTTTGATGCAACAGTTACTAGCAGTGGccattcgttccattttacctaaaAAGGTTCGATATGCCATAACTAGGTTCTGTTTTTTCTTCAATGCCATATGCAACAAAGTTATTGATTCTACAAAGTTAGATGAATTGCAAAATCTGATTGTCACTTCTCTTTGCCAATTCGAAATGTAttttcctccttcattttttacaatcatggttcatttgactgtaCACTTGGTTAGAGAGATTAAATATCTTGGACCTGTCTACTTAAGGTATCAATATCCTTTTGAAATATTGATGAAAGTATACAAGGATTATACGTCTAATAGATATCGTCCTGAAGGGTGCATTGACGAGCGTGCTATCATTGATGAAGCTCTTTCTTTTTATTATACACACTTATCAAATTCAGAGTTACTTGGCATTCCGAAGAATCGACATAGTGAGTGGATGATGGGCAAAGGTCTTAGGGGTCATGTTCGCTAA